A single window of Brevundimonas naejangsanensis DNA harbors:
- a CDS encoding TonB-dependent receptor gives MNKYILASSVSLLTIAAFSSANAQSAARSGEQATRVDEIIVTAQRREQASQDVGVSLSVVGGEQLDEKGISVVNDLENAVPNMEVDSQFGGGQPQFRIRGIGAREYSSNNASTVGIYVDEVAHPYTVTTQGAMFDIARLEVLRGPQGTLYGRNTTGGAVNIITNAPTADFRAGFNAEYGTFDRYKVEGYVSGQIAPNLLGRLAAVTEQGGAWQYHRDTGEKLGDLNKTAIRGRLTWDVSETITADLSATYSIDKSDGRGFRLLGPYTVSGNSVTYPKDTAWRITGWGISPEMAAVAGVGLNAKPFRDNDGFDISARIKADLGWADLTSITAYQTFSRSEFNDWDSTRFNESNVFFYNDIDVFAQELRLSSNGDGPFNWMIGAHYADESIDGGFYTNFRGNPNLINTGYGQSVSAFGIFTHNSYQVNERLNLIAGLRWETEERTLDSSGTVVAPNPPPAPQSYDTDLNEVSGRLGLEYKLTDDALFYASVARGVKSGGFTTYNATSATPFKPEIVIAYEAGIKSDLFDRRLRLNGALFYYDYKDQQVQGLEYDRITGRLGKITNVPKSHIYGGEIELTWVPLDGLTISQNLGYKTGEYDEYNAIDGAKTDAANPKDGPWDIIITNDRSGERLSFPKMNYGGSVSYDLDMAGWELRAETNYNYRDELYSVSSSSIIDAYWLWNANFSVSPAGSNWRAGLWVRNMFNTYYEETRNGFNGSARPTTSPSQGRTYGVRLSMNF, from the coding sequence ATGAACAAATATATCTTGGCGTCTTCTGTCAGTTTACTGACAATCGCCGCATTCTCCAGCGCCAACGCTCAGAGCGCCGCCCGCTCAGGAGAACAGGCCACGCGCGTCGATGAAATCATCGTCACCGCCCAGCGCCGCGAACAGGCCAGCCAGGACGTGGGCGTCTCCCTCAGCGTCGTCGGCGGCGAGCAGTTGGACGAGAAGGGCATTTCGGTCGTCAACGATCTTGAGAACGCCGTCCCCAACATGGAGGTCGACAGCCAGTTCGGCGGCGGCCAGCCCCAGTTCCGCATCCGCGGCATCGGCGCGCGCGAATACTCCTCGAACAACGCCTCGACCGTCGGCATCTACGTCGACGAAGTGGCCCACCCCTATACCGTGACCACCCAGGGCGCGATGTTCGACATCGCCCGTCTGGAGGTCCTGCGCGGACCGCAGGGCACGCTTTACGGCCGCAACACCACCGGCGGCGCCGTCAACATCATCACCAATGCGCCCACGGCCGACTTCCGCGCCGGCTTCAACGCCGAATACGGGACCTTCGACCGCTATAAGGTCGAGGGCTATGTCTCGGGCCAGATCGCGCCGAACCTGCTGGGCCGCCTGGCCGCCGTCACCGAACAGGGGGGCGCCTGGCAATACCACCGCGACACCGGCGAAAAGCTGGGCGACCTGAACAAGACCGCCATTCGCGGCCGCCTGACCTGGGACGTCAGCGAGACGATCACCGCCGACCTCAGCGCCACCTATTCGATCGACAAGTCCGACGGCCGCGGCTTCCGCCTGCTGGGCCCATACACCGTCTCGGGCAACAGCGTGACCTATCCCAAGGACACCGCCTGGCGCATCACGGGCTGGGGCATCTCGCCGGAAATGGCGGCGGTGGCCGGGGTCGGTCTGAACGCCAAACCCTTCCGCGACAACGACGGCTTCGACATCAGCGCCCGCATCAAGGCCGATCTGGGCTGGGCCGATCTGACCTCGATCACCGCCTACCAGACCTTCTCGCGCAGCGAGTTCAACGACTGGGACAGCACCCGCTTCAATGAGTCGAACGTCTTCTTCTACAACGATATCGACGTCTTCGCTCAGGAACTGCGGCTGAGCTCGAACGGCGACGGCCCGTTCAACTGGATGATCGGCGCCCACTATGCCGATGAAAGCATCGACGGCGGCTTCTACACCAACTTCCGGGGCAACCCGAACCTGATCAACACCGGCTATGGCCAGTCGGTGTCGGCCTTCGGGATTTTCACCCACAACTCCTACCAGGTGAACGAGCGGCTGAACCTAATCGCCGGCCTGCGCTGGGAGACGGAGGAACGCACACTGGACAGCAGCGGCACCGTTGTCGCCCCCAACCCGCCTCCGGCCCCCCAATCCTATGACACCGACCTCAACGAGGTTTCAGGCCGTCTGGGGCTGGAATACAAGCTGACGGACGACGCCCTGTTCTACGCCAGCGTAGCGCGCGGCGTGAAATCGGGCGGCTTCACCACCTATAACGCCACCTCTGCGACCCCGTTCAAACCGGAAATCGTCATCGCCTATGAGGCCGGGATCAAGTCCGACCTGTTCGACCGCCGCCTGCGTTTGAACGGCGCCCTGTTCTACTACGACTACAAGGACCAACAGGTTCAGGGGCTGGAGTACGACCGCATCACCGGCCGCCTGGGCAAGATCACCAATGTGCCCAAGTCGCACATCTACGGCGGCGAGATCGAGCTGACCTGGGTGCCTTTGGACGGCCTGACCATCAGCCAGAACCTGGGCTACAAGACCGGCGAGTATGACGAATACAACGCCATCGACGGCGCCAAGACCGACGCCGCCAACCCCAAGGACGGTCCCTGGGACATCATCATCACCAATGACCGTTCCGGCGAGCGCCTGTCCTTCCCCAAGATGAACTACGGCGGTTCGGTCAGCTATGATTTGGACATGGCGGGCTGGGAGCTGCGCGCCGAGACCAACTATAACTATCGGGACGAGCTGTATTCGGTCAGCTCCTCGTCGATCATCGACGCCTACTGGCTGTGGAACGCCAACTTCAGCGTCAGCCCGGCCGGCTCCAACTGGCGGGCGGGCCTGTGGGTGCGCAACATGTTCAACACCTACTACGAAGAGACGCGCAACGGCTTCAACGGCTCGGCCCGTCCGACCACCTCGCCCAGCCAGGGCCGCACCTACGGCGTGCGCCTGTCGATGAACTTCTAA
- a CDS encoding alkaline phosphatase D family protein, whose product MACSAPRLDRRALLTGLVVAPAVLSFGRAQAGGAYLFPLGVASGDPAPDGFVIWTRLAADPLAADGLGGLSGDVPVRWEVAVDDQFRRIVAAGNVTASTDAAHSVHVEVAGLAPHRPYWYRFTAQGQQSPTGRALTTPAPNASADRLRLAVASCSHWERGYFSAYGHMADEQPDLTLFLGDYIYEYSLGPDRADQVVRPYNLEEATTLAGYRNRYALHRTDANLQRLHAVAPCLAVWDDHEVQDDYSGVWSKIRGVAPTDFLQRRAAGYQAFYEAMPIRRTRLSAALQMPIYRRVRYGRLAEFFMLDGRQYRSKQPCSAGENGGKGQIVTDAACTDRLDPSRTFLGFEQERWLYDGLARAEARWNILGQNLVMAGLRLARSPAEENRYWTDTWDGFPAARDRLTSALSELKPSNPVVLSGDYHSFWTNDVKLDSRDPSSATVATEFVGTSITSTGPSYDGLMAVMPNNPQVKFFDSRPRGYMSIDVRPDRMDTRYQVISDVRDPNASVSTLKSWTVESGRPGAVAA is encoded by the coding sequence ATGGCTTGCTCCGCCCCCCGCCTTGATCGTCGCGCCCTGCTGACGGGTCTGGTCGTCGCGCCCGCCGTGCTGAGCTTCGGCCGGGCGCAGGCGGGCGGCGCCTATCTGTTTCCGCTGGGCGTCGCCAGCGGCGATCCCGCGCCGGACGGCTTCGTCATCTGGACCCGGCTGGCCGCCGATCCTCTGGCCGCCGATGGGCTGGGCGGCCTGTCTGGAGACGTTCCCGTGCGCTGGGAAGTCGCCGTCGACGACCAGTTCCGCCGCATCGTCGCCGCCGGAAACGTGACCGCCTCGACCGACGCCGCCCACAGCGTCCACGTCGAGGTCGCGGGCCTCGCCCCTCACCGCCCCTACTGGTACCGCTTCACCGCCCAGGGCCAGCAGAGCCCGACCGGCCGCGCCCTGACCACGCCCGCTCCGAACGCCAGCGCGGATCGCCTGCGTCTGGCTGTCGCCTCCTGCTCGCACTGGGAGCGCGGCTATTTCAGCGCCTATGGCCACATGGCCGACGAACAGCCCGACCTGACCCTGTTCCTGGGCGACTACATCTATGAATACAGCCTGGGGCCGGACCGCGCCGACCAGGTGGTGCGCCCCTACAACCTCGAGGAAGCGACCACGCTGGCGGGCTATCGCAACCGCTACGCCCTGCACCGCACCGACGCGAACCTGCAGCGCCTGCACGCCGTCGCCCCCTGCCTCGCCGTCTGGGACGACCACGAGGTTCAGGACGACTACTCCGGCGTGTGGTCCAAGATCCGAGGCGTCGCCCCAACCGACTTCCTGCAGCGCCGCGCCGCTGGATACCAGGCCTTCTACGAGGCCATGCCGATCCGTCGCACGCGACTGAGCGCCGCCCTGCAGATGCCGATCTATCGCCGCGTCCGCTACGGCAGGCTGGCCGAGTTCTTCATGCTGGACGGGCGCCAGTACCGCTCGAAACAGCCGTGCAGCGCCGGCGAGAACGGCGGCAAGGGCCAGATCGTCACCGACGCCGCCTGCACCGACCGGCTGGACCCGTCGCGCACCTTCCTGGGCTTCGAGCAGGAGCGCTGGCTCTATGACGGCCTGGCCCGCGCCGAGGCGCGCTGGAACATCCTGGGCCAGAATCTGGTCATGGCGGGCCTGCGTCTGGCCCGCAGCCCGGCCGAGGAAAACCGCTACTGGACCGACACCTGGGATGGTTTCCCCGCCGCCCGCGACCGGCTGACCTCCGCCCTGTCCGAGTTGAAGCCGTCCAATCCGGTGGTGCTCAGCGGCGACTACCACTCCTTCTGGACCAACGACGTGAAGCTGGACAGCCGCGACCCGTCCTCAGCCACGGTGGCGACCGAGTTCGTCGGCACCTCCATCACCTCGACCGGCCCCAGCTACGACGGCCTGATGGCGGTCATGCCGAATAATCCGCAGGTGAAGTTCTTCGACAGCCGCCCGCGCGGCTATATGTCGATCGACGTGCGCCCCGACCGCATGGATACGCGCTATCAGGTCATCAGCGACGTGCGCGATCCCAATGCCAGCGTCTCGACCCTGAAATCCTGGACCGTGGAATCGGGCCGCCCCGGCGCCGTCGCCGCATGA
- a CDS encoding cupin domain-containing protein — translation MDEENIIGPRLRALRDRLGLSQRALARKAGVPSSTVSLVESGRTSPSVGSLKRLLDAAGISLGDFFSSEFETPTKYFYRHDELTDISRGEVSYRQLGSSQDSSLQILYETYQPGSDSGRVMLSHEGEEGGLIISGRLEVTVDGQSRVLKAGDGYLFPSVLPHRFRNVGDCPCVVISACTPPTF, via the coding sequence ATGGACGAAGAGAACATCATCGGCCCGCGCCTGCGGGCGCTGCGGGATCGCCTTGGCCTGTCGCAGCGCGCGCTCGCTCGCAAGGCGGGCGTGCCGTCCAGCACCGTCAGCCTGGTCGAGAGCGGCCGCACCAGCCCCTCGGTCGGCTCGTTGAAGCGGCTGCTGGACGCGGCGGGCATATCGCTGGGCGACTTCTTCAGCTCGGAGTTCGAGACCCCGACCAAATACTTCTATCGCCACGACGAACTGACCGACATCTCGCGCGGCGAGGTCTCCTACCGTCAGCTGGGCTCCAGCCAGGATTCCAGCCTGCAGATCCTCTACGAGACCTATCAGCCCGGCTCGGACAGCGGGCGGGTCATGCTGTCCCACGAGGGCGAGGAAGGCGGGCTGATCATCTCCGGCCGGCTGGAAGTCACGGTCGACGGCCAGTCGCGGGTGCTGAAGGCAGGCGACGGCTACCTGTTTCCCAGCGTCCTGCCGCACCGTTTTCGCAACGTCGGCGACTGCCCCTGCGTGGTCATCAGCGCCTGCACTCCGCCGACCTTCTGA
- a CDS encoding acid phosphatase: MTISRRSSSLIAMSLALALGGALSGCAGTAGTQTAAATPATFWEGFRDHPHGYLTAENTPNAANFLPPPPEEGSLREQADIAAYRAMRALEGSERWAIARADNEIETPGAPRAFDCALGFKFEPEKMPTLTLLMGKMLGDLEMIQTPAKKGYFRKRPFVVEPLPTCIAPESWLGASGSYPSGHSALGWAWGLVLAELAPDRADAILRRGLAYGESRAVCGVHYPSDVEAGRIVGATIVTRLKADPAFQADFARAKEEFDAARAAATEATAACPASLSRQPW; encoded by the coding sequence ATGACCATCTCGCGCCGTTCTTCCTCTCTCATCGCGATGAGCCTGGCTCTCGCGCTTGGCGGAGCGTTGAGCGGTTGCGCCGGCACGGCCGGGACGCAGACAGCAGCCGCGACGCCCGCGACCTTCTGGGAAGGCTTCCGCGACCACCCGCACGGCTATCTGACGGCCGAGAACACGCCCAACGCCGCCAACTTCCTGCCGCCCCCGCCCGAAGAGGGCTCGCTGCGCGAACAGGCCGACATCGCCGCCTATCGCGCCATGCGCGCGCTGGAAGGCTCCGAGCGCTGGGCCATCGCCCGCGCCGACAACGAGATTGAGACGCCCGGCGCCCCGCGCGCCTTCGACTGCGCCCTCGGCTTCAAGTTCGAACCCGAGAAGATGCCGACTCTCACCCTGCTGATGGGCAAGATGCTGGGCGATCTGGAGATGATCCAGACCCCGGCCAAGAAGGGCTATTTCCGCAAGCGCCCCTTCGTGGTCGAGCCGCTGCCGACCTGCATCGCGCCGGAAAGCTGGCTGGGGGCCAGCGGCTCCTATCCGTCCGGCCATTCGGCGCTGGGCTGGGCCTGGGGCCTGGTGCTGGCCGAACTGGCGCCCGACCGTGCCGACGCCATCCTGCGGCGCGGTCTGGCCTATGGCGAAAGCCGCGCGGTGTGCGGCGTCCACTACCCCAGCGACGTCGAGGCGGGCCGCATCGTCGGCGCGACCATCGTCACCCGACTGAAGGCCGACCCGGCGTTCCAGGCCGACTTCGCCCGCGCCAAGGAAGAGTTCGACGCCGCCCGCGCCGCCGCGACGGAGGCGACCGCCGCCTGCCCCGCCTCCCTGTCGCGCCAGCCATGGTGA
- a CDS encoding aspartate aminotransferase family protein, which produces MTAARAANDLDPFWMPFTANRAFKAQPRLLASARDMHYFTPDGRAVLDGTAGLWCVNAGHARKPIVEAIQRQAEVLDYAPTFQLGHPLAFELASRLAMLLPGDLNHVFFAGSGSEAVDSALKIALACQRARGFENRTRLIGRQKGYHGVGFGGISVGGLENNRRGFPTLPGVDHLSHTLNLEEAAFTRGQPTWGLHLADELEALIETHGAETIAAVIVEPMSGSAGVIVPPLGYLERLREITARHGILLIFDEVITGFGRLGALTAAEALGVTPDLMTCAKGLTNGAVPMGAVGVSAAVYQSVVEGAAGPGIEFFHGYTYSGHPLAAAAGLATLDVYESEGLFQRAAELTPYWQDAVHSLKGLPHVIDIRDMGLVAGIELEPRAGAPGARATEAFHRAFDDGILIRVTADVIALSPPLIISRDQIDELIDRLSSIIKTIR; this is translated from the coding sequence ATGACCGCCGCCAGAGCCGCCAACGATCTCGATCCTTTCTGGATGCCGTTCACGGCCAACCGCGCCTTCAAGGCCCAGCCGCGCCTGCTCGCCTCGGCCAGGGACATGCACTACTTCACCCCCGACGGCCGGGCGGTGCTGGACGGCACGGCCGGCCTGTGGTGCGTCAACGCCGGCCACGCGCGCAAACCGATCGTCGAGGCCATCCAGCGCCAGGCCGAGGTTCTGGACTACGCCCCAACCTTCCAGCTGGGGCATCCGCTGGCGTTCGAGCTGGCGTCGCGTTTGGCCATGCTGCTGCCCGGCGACCTGAACCACGTCTTCTTCGCCGGCTCGGGGTCCGAGGCGGTCGACAGCGCCCTGAAGATCGCCCTCGCCTGTCAGCGCGCCAGGGGCTTTGAGAACCGCACCCGCCTGATCGGCCGCCAGAAGGGTTATCACGGCGTCGGCTTCGGCGGCATTTCCGTCGGCGGGCTAGAGAACAACCGGCGCGGCTTCCCCACCCTGCCCGGCGTCGACCACCTTTCGCACACGCTGAACCTTGAGGAAGCCGCCTTCACGCGCGGCCAGCCGACCTGGGGCCTGCACCTGGCCGATGAGCTGGAAGCCCTGATCGAGACCCACGGCGCCGAAACCATCGCCGCCGTCATCGTCGAACCCATGTCCGGATCGGCCGGGGTGATCGTGCCGCCCCTCGGCTATCTGGAGCGCCTGCGCGAGATCACGGCGCGGCACGGCATCCTGTTGATCTTCGACGAGGTCATCACCGGCTTCGGCCGTCTGGGCGCCCTGACGGCGGCCGAGGCGCTGGGCGTCACGCCCGACCTGATGACCTGCGCCAAGGGGCTGACCAACGGGGCCGTGCCCATGGGCGCCGTCGGCGTCAGCGCCGCCGTCTATCAGTCCGTGGTCGAGGGCGCCGCCGGCCCGGGCATCGAGTTCTTCCACGGCTACACCTATTCCGGCCATCCGCTGGCGGCGGCGGCCGGGCTGGCGACGCTGGATGTCTATGAAAGCGAAGGCCTATTCCAGCGCGCGGCCGAACTAACGCCCTACTGGCAGGACGCCGTGCACAGTCTGAAAGGACTGCCGCATGTCATCGACATCCGCGACATGGGTCTGGTCGCGGGCATTGAGCTTGAGCCCCGCGCCGGCGCGCCGGGGGCCCGCGCGACGGAAGCCTTCCACCGCGCCTTCGACGACGGCATTCTGATACGAGTGACAGCAGATGTCATCGCGCTGTCGCCTCCTTTGATTATCAGCCGCGACCAGATCGACGAGTTGATCGATCGCCTTTCCAGCATCATCAAAACCATCAGATAG
- a CDS encoding ABC transporter substrate-binding protein, with the protein MLSLALCLVWGLTAPQVQAQAPRDRLVLGLPLEPPNLDPTSGAAAAVDEVVYANVFEGLTRLTQNGAVAPSLADTWEAAPDGLTWTFHLRRGVTFSDGSPFDASVAKFSLDRITAEGSTNAQKALFEPISNVEVIDPATIRIHLSRPVATLPYVLAWGDAVMVSPSSAATNAVTPIGTGPFRLQSWQRGSQLTLIRRDGYWGTPPRLNTVVFRFISDPTAAFAAVSAGDVDAFPNYPAPENVAQFQRDPRFRVVVGASEGKVILGINNTKAPFNDVRVRRALSYAIDRDALIQGAMFGFGQPIGSHYSRQAPGYVDLTGLYPHDPAKARQLLAEAGYPNGIDVTLRLPPRPYARRSGEVLISQLAQAGIRARIENLEWAQWLDQVFKRRQFDLTIVEHVEPMDYDIYGRKDYYFGYDSPAFDALLAQVNAAPDEPTRNRLLGDLQRRIAEDAVNGFLFQSSRIGVWKADVNGLWINGPIAANDVTGAYWTGAGAAGAATAERTGGTLPWGWISLIAGAALLAFVAWRFGAAWLLKKLGGHALTLLAATVVIFLLLQVVPGDPASYMMGLNASPESIAALRQQMGLEGSGLERYFAWLGDLLTGKFGTSYTYQVPVGGLIAERLAVSAPLALMATILSLAIALPIGVTAASRRGTAVDTGLIGVTQIGVALPNFWIAMLLILLFSVNLGWFSAGGFPGWSAGFWPAFKALILPAVALAAPQAAILARVLRTALLDTMNEDYVRTARAKGLSVNQALWRHALRNAWIPVLTILGLQFPFLLAGGIIIENVFSLPGLGRLVFQAITQRDLIVVQSVVVVLVFAVVLVSFLIDLAYLFADPRLRGRRA; encoded by the coding sequence ATGCTTTCGCTGGCGCTGTGCCTCGTCTGGGGCCTGACGGCGCCGCAGGTTCAGGCGCAGGCGCCGCGCGACCGTCTGGTCCTGGGCCTGCCGCTGGAGCCGCCGAACCTTGATCCGACCTCGGGCGCGGCGGCGGCGGTGGACGAAGTCGTCTACGCCAACGTCTTCGAGGGCCTGACCAGGCTGACCCAGAACGGCGCGGTCGCCCCGTCGTTGGCCGACACGTGGGAAGCCGCCCCCGACGGCCTGACCTGGACCTTCCACCTCCGGCGCGGCGTGACCTTCTCCGACGGCTCGCCGTTCGACGCCTCCGTCGCCAAATTCTCTCTCGACCGCATCACCGCCGAGGGCTCGACCAACGCCCAGAAGGCCCTGTTCGAGCCGATCAGCAACGTCGAGGTCATTGATCCGGCGACCATCCGCATCCACCTGTCGCGGCCCGTGGCGACCCTGCCCTACGTCCTGGCCTGGGGCGACGCGGTCATGGTCTCGCCCAGCAGCGCCGCGACCAACGCCGTCACCCCCATCGGCACCGGCCCGTTCAGGCTGCAGAGCTGGCAGCGCGGCAGCCAGCTGACCCTGATCCGCCGCGACGGCTATTGGGGCACGCCCCCGCGCCTGAACACCGTCGTCTTCCGCTTCATCAGCGACCCGACCGCCGCCTTCGCGGCCGTAAGCGCCGGCGACGTGGACGCCTTCCCCAACTATCCCGCGCCCGAGAACGTGGCCCAGTTCCAGCGCGACCCGCGCTTCCGCGTCGTCGTCGGCGCCTCCGAAGGCAAGGTCATCCTCGGGATCAACAACACCAAGGCGCCGTTCAACGACGTGCGGGTGCGCCGCGCCCTGTCCTACGCCATCGACCGCGACGCCCTGATCCAAGGGGCCATGTTCGGCTTCGGCCAGCCCATCGGCAGCCACTATTCGCGTCAGGCGCCGGGCTATGTCGACCTGACCGGCCTCTATCCACACGACCCGGCCAAGGCGCGTCAACTGCTGGCCGAGGCGGGCTATCCCAACGGCATCGATGTAACGCTGCGACTGCCGCCTCGCCCCTACGCCCGACGCAGCGGCGAGGTGCTGATCTCGCAGCTGGCGCAGGCGGGCATCCGCGCCAGGATCGAGAACCTGGAATGGGCCCAGTGGCTGGATCAGGTGTTCAAGCGCCGCCAGTTCGACCTGACCATCGTCGAACACGTCGAGCCGATGGATTACGACATCTACGGCCGCAAGGACTACTACTTCGGCTACGACAGCCCCGCCTTCGACGCCCTGCTGGCGCAGGTCAACGCCGCGCCGGACGAGCCGACGCGCAACCGCCTGCTGGGCGATCTGCAACGCCGCATCGCCGAGGATGCGGTCAACGGCTTCCTGTTCCAGTCCTCGCGCATCGGCGTGTGGAAGGCGGACGTGAACGGCCTGTGGATCAACGGCCCCATCGCCGCCAACGATGTCACCGGCGCCTACTGGACCGGCGCAGGCGCAGCGGGCGCAGCGACTGCCGAACGCACCGGCGGCACCCTGCCCTGGGGTTGGATCAGCCTGATCGCGGGCGCGGCGCTCCTCGCCTTCGTCGCCTGGCGCTTCGGCGCGGCCTGGCTGCTGAAGAAGCTGGGCGGTCACGCGCTGACTCTGTTGGCGGCGACCGTGGTCATCTTCCTGCTGCTGCAGGTCGTGCCCGGCGATCCGGCCAGCTATATGATGGGGCTGAACGCCAGCCCGGAATCCATCGCCGCCCTGCGCCAGCAGATGGGCCTCGAAGGCTCGGGCCTTGAGCGCTACTTCGCCTGGCTCGGCGACCTGCTTACCGGAAAGTTCGGGACCAGCTACACCTATCAGGTGCCGGTCGGCGGCCTGATCGCGGAACGCCTGGCCGTGTCCGCGCCGCTGGCCCTGATGGCGACGATCCTTTCGCTGGCCATCGCCCTGCCCATCGGCGTCACCGCCGCCAGCCGCAGGGGAACCGCCGTCGACACCGGCCTGATCGGCGTGACCCAGATCGGCGTCGCCCTGCCCAACTTCTGGATCGCCATGCTGCTGATCCTGCTGTTCTCGGTGAACCTGGGCTGGTTCTCGGCGGGCGGCTTCCCCGGCTGGAGCGCCGGCTTCTGGCCCGCCTTCAAGGCCCTGATCCTGCCCGCGGTGGCCCTGGCCGCGCCGCAGGCCGCCATCCTCGCCCGCGTCCTGCGCACCGCCCTGCTCGACACGATGAACGAGGACTATGTCCGCACCGCCCGCGCCAAAGGCCTGTCGGTCAATCAGGCCCTGTGGCGACACGCGCTTCGCAATGCCTGGATCCCCGTCCTGACCATCCTCGGCCTTCAGTTCCCCTTCCTGCTGGCCGGCGGCATCATCATCGAGAACGTCTTCTCCCTGCCGGGCCTCGGCCGGCTGGTCTTCCAGGCCATCACCCAGCGCGACCTGATCGTGGTGCAGAGCGTGGTGGTGGTTCTGGTCTTCGCGGTGGTCCTGGTCAGCTTCCTGATCGACCTGGCCTATCTGTTCGCCGATCCGCGACTGAGGGGACGCCGCGCATGA
- a CDS encoding ABC transporter permease: protein MTDAPAVIATKTRVRWPLSLIVGASLTAVVLATALLALAWTPYDVEAVDIAAKLTAPSAAHPFGTDHFGRDVLSMIMAGAQNSLVVAFVAVGIGVVIGTPLGLAAAARGGWIDELVMRGNDLIFAFPALLLAVMITAVMGPGAINAIIAIGVFNIPVFTRVARGAAQGLWTREYVLAARTAGKSKALISVQHILPNLMSLLVVQAAIQFAVGIVAEAGLSYVGLGAQPPAPSWGRMLAEAQTMIGFAPWLAIMPGLAIFVTVLGLSLTGDGLRDLFDPRVRRER from the coding sequence ATGACCGACGCCCCTGCCGTCATCGCAACCAAGACCCGCGTGCGCTGGCCCCTGTCCCTGATCGTCGGCGCTAGCCTGACCGCCGTCGTGCTGGCGACCGCCCTGCTGGCGTTGGCCTGGACGCCCTATGACGTCGAGGCGGTGGACATCGCCGCCAAGCTGACCGCTCCCTCCGCCGCCCACCCGTTCGGCACGGACCACTTCGGCCGCGACGTGCTGTCGATGATCATGGCGGGGGCGCAGAACTCCCTTGTCGTGGCCTTCGTCGCCGTCGGCATCGGCGTCGTGATCGGCACGCCTCTGGGCCTGGCCGCAGCGGCGCGCGGCGGCTGGATCGACGAACTGGTCATGCGCGGCAACGACCTGATCTTCGCCTTCCCCGCCCTGCTGTTGGCCGTGATGATCACCGCCGTCATGGGACCGGGCGCGATCAACGCGATCATAGCCATCGGCGTCTTCAACATCCCCGTCTTCACCCGCGTCGCGCGCGGCGCGGCCCAGGGCCTGTGGACCCGCGAATACGTCCTGGCCGCCCGCACGGCGGGCAAGTCCAAGGCCCTGATCTCGGTCCAGCACATCCTGCCCAATCTGATGAGCCTGCTGGTCGTGCAGGCTGCGATCCAGTTCGCCGTCGGCATCGTGGCCGAGGCGGGCCTGTCCTACGTCGGACTGGGCGCCCAGCCGCCCGCGCCCAGCTGGGGCCGGATGCTGGCCGAGGCGCAGACCATGATCGGCTTCGCGCCCTGGCTGGCGATCATGCCGGGGCTGGCCATCTTCGTGACCGTGCTGGGC